From the Polyangiaceae bacterium genome, one window contains:
- a CDS encoding FIST N-terminal domain-containing protein has product MGLKVATALARGSAGEAGESLAAAVRDQLGDTQPALICVFASTAQPLAEVMKAVAEKFPAACVTGASTAGEFTQTEEAKGSACVFAVGGDVIANGGFSSGLSHSPEAAVRDALSQLPATPDGFPFATAIMLLDPLTGRGEEATLLAATMLGEGVPLAGGAAGDDLAMRSTVVGLGNQVASDSIVLLKLFTKTPLGLGVCHGHRPLSPPLRVTKAEGSLVHEIDGRPAWQVWVEQAGAAATAQGLDPAALSEDEVGGFLLRYEAGLAAGRDFKIRAPLARTPSGALSFACGIPEGAELRITESVPERQIDSARAAAERALQALANRPVAGALVFDCICRNLILGERFQEAVQAMSTTLGGARLAGFETYGEIALEAGDMSGFHNTTTVVLAFPEA; this is encoded by the coding sequence GTGGGTTTGAAAGTAGCAACGGCGCTGGCGAGGGGTTCCGCGGGGGAAGCGGGCGAAAGCCTGGCAGCCGCAGTCCGCGACCAGCTGGGTGATACGCAGCCCGCGCTGATCTGCGTATTTGCGTCCACGGCACAGCCTCTAGCTGAAGTCATGAAGGCGGTCGCTGAGAAGTTTCCTGCGGCATGCGTCACCGGTGCGAGCACCGCCGGGGAGTTCACTCAAACCGAGGAAGCCAAAGGCTCGGCCTGCGTGTTCGCAGTGGGCGGTGATGTGATCGCGAACGGTGGATTCAGCAGCGGGCTCAGCCACTCCCCAGAGGCAGCGGTGCGAGACGCGCTCTCCCAGCTGCCGGCAACCCCCGACGGTTTCCCCTTCGCGACGGCGATCATGCTGCTCGATCCCCTGACCGGTCGTGGGGAAGAAGCGACGCTGCTTGCGGCCACGATGTTGGGAGAGGGCGTACCCCTGGCTGGCGGAGCCGCTGGCGACGACTTGGCGATGCGAAGCACCGTCGTCGGTCTAGGAAACCAAGTCGCGTCGGACTCGATTGTCTTGCTGAAGCTGTTCACCAAGACGCCACTGGGCCTTGGCGTGTGCCATGGCCATCGCCCCTTGTCGCCCCCCCTTCGCGTGACCAAAGCGGAAGGCTCGCTGGTGCACGAGATCGACGGACGTCCCGCCTGGCAGGTATGGGTGGAACAGGCGGGTGCCGCTGCCACTGCTCAAGGACTGGACCCCGCCGCCCTGAGCGAGGACGAGGTGGGGGGCTTTCTGCTGCGCTATGAAGCTGGTTTGGCTGCAGGCAGGGATTTCAAGATCCGCGCGCCCCTAGCGCGCACACCGAGCGGCGCGCTGTCCTTCGCCTGCGGCATTCCCGAGGGCGCGGAGCTCCGCATCACCGAGAGCGTGCCGGAGCGCCAAATCGACAGTGCGCGCGCCGCGGCAGAACGAGCCCTTCAGGCGCTGGCGAATCGCCCCGTCGCGGGCGCGTTGGTGTTCGACTGCATCTGCCGCAACCTCATCCTGGGTGAGCGATTCCAAGAAGCCGTGCAAGCCATGTCGACCACGCTCGGGGGCGCGCGGCTTGCCGGATTCGAAACCTACGGCGAGATCGCGCTGGAAGCCGGCGACATGTCTGGATTCCACAACACCACCACGGTGGTCCTGGCGTTCCCCGAGGCTTGA
- a CDS encoding phosphotransferase — protein sequence MSAVIDKLHPLIEEMTGGDAATTVEEMPGGASTRQFFRVTLASGLRAVAIFVPDATRSDEIDKHGHRSEEWPFLEVQRLLQERGVRVPLVLGRACDDGFILVEDLGDDTLANYLQRHPERRTELYQSAVRDLALAQRALSPLPGGSVVSTRAFDEDLLRWEVDHFREWALEARGTHLDAAQTHAFAEGRDYLAYTIAHWPRHFVHRDYQSRNLMVRTDDGVPELVWIDFQDALLGPRVYDLVALLSDSYQVFDRAFVEARLDEYVDHAGLPQTERSAVGREFDLVTVQRKLKDAGRFVFIEKQRGNPHFLPFVAPTIEKVRDALSRLGDIPAMAALSAVLDATCPREN from the coding sequence ATGTCTGCAGTCATCGACAAGCTGCACCCCCTGATCGAGGAGATGACTGGGGGCGACGCTGCCACCACAGTGGAAGAAATGCCCGGTGGGGCCTCCACGCGACAGTTCTTTCGCGTGACCTTGGCCTCGGGGCTGCGGGCGGTCGCGATCTTCGTACCCGACGCTACCCGCTCCGACGAGATCGACAAGCACGGGCACCGCAGCGAAGAGTGGCCCTTCCTGGAGGTGCAGCGCCTGCTTCAAGAGCGCGGCGTCCGCGTGCCACTCGTGCTGGGACGCGCCTGCGACGATGGGTTCATCTTGGTGGAAGACCTCGGGGACGACACCCTCGCCAACTACCTGCAGCGCCACCCCGAACGGAGAACCGAGTTGTACCAGAGCGCCGTGCGCGATCTGGCATTGGCACAGCGCGCCCTTTCCCCGCTCCCGGGCGGCAGCGTCGTGTCCACTCGCGCCTTCGACGAGGACCTGCTGCGGTGGGAGGTCGATCATTTCCGCGAGTGGGCGCTCGAGGCGCGCGGGACGCACCTGGACGCGGCGCAAACGCACGCATTCGCCGAGGGCCGCGACTACCTTGCGTACACCATCGCGCATTGGCCGCGCCACTTCGTGCACCGCGACTACCAGAGCCGGAACCTCATGGTGCGCACGGACGACGGTGTGCCCGAACTCGTCTGGATAGACTTCCAGGATGCGTTGCTGGGCCCACGCGTATACGACCTGGTCGCCTTGCTCAGCGACAGCTATCAGGTGTTCGACCGCGCTTTCGTCGAGGCGCGCTTGGACGAGTACGTCGACCACGCGGGCCTACCGCAAACCGAGCGCAGCGCGGTGGGTCGCGAATTCGACTTGGTCACGGTGCAGCGCAAACTCAAGGACGCTGGGCGTTTCGTCTTCATCGAAAAACAGCGGGGGAATCCCCACTTTCTTCCCTTCGTGGCACCCACGATCGAGAAGGTGCGCGACGCCTTGAGCCGGCTGGGCGACATCCCCGCCATGGCTGCGCTCTCCGCGGTGTTGGACGCCACCTGTCCTCGAGAGAACTGA
- a CDS encoding GDSL-type esterase/lipase family protein, which yields MLVSSSVLARSRILRIAVLGAIMAVVSSATARRPKSGKKGGTTHQSGGKGKTSSLKFTHVVTLGDSFASGTGIHRSPGAYDDHGPANHWWSKKRLGARTCYRETDWTPGSMYAKSIGATNVFLACRGALAEDEEGQRHVLNQLAGATLPLDGANTLIVLSVGGNDLRTPSQPGTSAPPWRKKADWPDTLASCILEKDCHENKYHQISNFSAVQSSLSETYRSIAKKYPKATIRVLSYPRLMQPRKQTACPVYVTGINHKEAQWIDAQVDRLNQHIGKAVSDVGGSVDIRQVLVADEFDGHGACSPSGNRFINDRVNGNVLDRRLQGSSVVEFEQLGPAGAAFSSFHPTPAGYDAYLRALKKTL from the coding sequence ATGCTCGTTTCTTCAAGCGTCCTAGCTCGGTCTCGCATTCTTCGGATTGCCGTACTCGGCGCCATCATGGCCGTCGTGAGTTCAGCCACTGCTCGCAGGCCGAAGTCGGGCAAGAAGGGCGGAACCACGCACCAGAGCGGCGGCAAGGGGAAGACGTCGAGCCTCAAGTTCACACACGTCGTGACATTGGGCGACTCCTTCGCTTCTGGCACCGGGATTCACCGTTCGCCCGGGGCCTACGACGACCATGGCCCGGCGAATCACTGGTGGTCGAAGAAGCGGCTCGGTGCGAGGACATGCTACCGAGAGACCGATTGGACCCCAGGCTCGATGTACGCGAAGTCGATCGGCGCGACGAACGTGTTTCTGGCCTGTCGTGGTGCCCTAGCAGAGGACGAGGAGGGGCAAAGGCACGTTCTGAATCAGTTGGCGGGTGCGACGTTGCCGCTCGACGGTGCAAACACACTCATCGTGCTCAGCGTTGGGGGCAACGACCTGCGTACGCCCAGTCAACCAGGAACGAGCGCGCCGCCCTGGCGCAAGAAGGCCGACTGGCCTGATACGCTCGCGAGTTGCATCCTGGAAAAGGACTGTCACGAGAACAAGTATCACCAGATCTCGAACTTCTCGGCCGTGCAATCGAGTCTTTCCGAAACCTATCGTTCGATCGCCAAGAAGTACCCGAAGGCTACGATTCGGGTGCTTTCCTACCCGAGGCTGATGCAGCCGCGAAAGCAGACCGCGTGCCCCGTTTATGTGACGGGTATCAACCACAAGGAGGCACAGTGGATCGACGCCCAGGTCGACCGGTTGAACCAGCACATCGGCAAGGCAGTGTCGGACGTTGGCGGGAGCGTGGACATTCGGCAGGTGCTTGTGGCTGACGAGTTCGACGGGCACGGAGCCTGTTCGCCCAGTGGGAATCGCTTCATCAACGACAGAGTGAACGGGAACGTTCTGGACCGGAGACTGCAGGGCTCGTCCGTTGTGGAGTTCGAGCAACTGGGTCCCGCCGGCGCGGCGTTCTCCTCGTTCCACCCGACTCCGGCAGGCTACGACGCCTACCTCCGCGCGCTGAAGAAGACGCTCTAG
- a CDS encoding radical SAM protein gives MTRGQPHRLSVTDHDRDSAELTYVYPVISRRAGGVSVGINLNTNNACNWRCVYCQVPGLIAGKAPATDVALLETELRRMFGEILQGDFMQSRVPEGARQLKDVAFSGNGEPTSSEQLDQCLSVVARVLTDVGLPSLPVVLITNGSLVDKPRVQDCLRQLASMNGEVWFKLDSATRDGLKRINSVVADPERHLQRLQLAAGLCPTWVQTCVFRWDGQDPSAAERQAYVDALRHQLEAEVPLRGVLLYGIARPSHQPEAARLSPVSESYLKQLSDELSALGLDVRTST, from the coding sequence ATGACACGCGGGCAGCCTCATCGCCTGTCGGTGACCGATCACGATCGGGACTCCGCAGAGCTGACCTACGTGTACCCGGTGATCTCGCGACGCGCAGGCGGGGTCAGTGTCGGCATCAACCTCAACACCAACAATGCCTGCAATTGGCGTTGCGTGTACTGTCAGGTTCCAGGCTTGATCGCCGGCAAAGCCCCGGCGACGGACGTGGCCCTGTTGGAGACCGAGCTGCGACGGATGTTCGGCGAGATCTTGCAGGGTGACTTCATGCAGTCGCGCGTGCCCGAGGGCGCGCGCCAGCTCAAAGACGTCGCCTTCTCTGGCAACGGTGAGCCCACGAGCAGCGAGCAGCTCGATCAGTGCCTGTCCGTAGTCGCACGCGTGCTGACCGACGTCGGCCTGCCGTCGCTCCCGGTAGTACTGATCACCAACGGTTCGCTGGTCGACAAGCCGCGAGTTCAGGACTGCCTCCGACAGCTAGCAAGCATGAATGGCGAAGTCTGGTTCAAGCTGGACAGCGCGACCCGCGACGGTCTGAAGCGCATCAACTCCGTGGTAGCGGATCCCGAGCGGCATTTGCAGCGACTGCAGCTCGCGGCGGGTCTGTGCCCCACCTGGGTGCAGACCTGTGTGTTTCGTTGGGATGGGCAGGACCCTAGCGCTGCAGAGCGTCAGGCCTACGTGGACGCCCTGCGTCATCAGCTCGAGGCAGAGGTCCCGCTGCGAGGTGTTTTGCTCTACGGCATCGCTCGACCTTCACATCAGCCAGAGGCCGCCCGCCTGTCGCCGGTCAGCGAAAGCTACCTGAAGCAGTTGAGTGACGAGCTGTCGGCCCTGGGGTTGGATGTGCGCACAAGTACGTAG
- a CDS encoding Hsp20/alpha crystallin family protein: MLSLWNGFDDLMRFDDVFRGFATNSTKDNPQFLPAVDIKEDDGAYHITAELPGMKVQDVSVEVDGNVLTISGERKFEKKSEKEGWHRVERRYGSFSRRFFLPDTVDGSKIDAKMQDGLLFVALPKAEVTKARKIQVRATD; the protein is encoded by the coding sequence ATGTTGAGCCTGTGGAACGGTTTTGATGACCTGATGCGATTCGATGATGTGTTTCGTGGCTTCGCCACCAACAGCACCAAAGACAACCCGCAGTTCCTGCCCGCCGTGGACATCAAAGAAGACGACGGCGCCTATCACATCACCGCAGAGCTGCCTGGCATGAAGGTGCAGGACGTCAGTGTGGAGGTAGATGGCAACGTGCTGACCATTTCCGGTGAGCGCAAGTTCGAGAAGAAGAGCGAGAAGGAGGGCTGGCATCGTGTCGAGCGACGCTACGGCTCCTTCAGCCGCCGATTCTTCCTGCCGGACACCGTGGACGGCTCGAAGATCGACGCCAAGATGCAGGACGGACTGTTGTTCGTGGCCCTGCCCAAGGCGGAGGTCACGAAGGCGCGCAAGATCCAGGTCCGCGCCACGGACTGA
- a CDS encoding YceI family protein has protein sequence MKRRALIATALVLGLAIPASAKFEAAGDDDVRFLAKGPAGMKINGKASGFEANERGGKLVIKVPVNDMKTGIGLRDRHLKKYLKAGQHPKAELVVDRGKLKLPDDKKVASGEATGQFTLAGVTKPLKFNYKAKRTGSDYHVQARATVDIRDHDIEVPCYLGVCVDPEVKIKVKFKLRDK, from the coding sequence ATGAAACGCCGCGCGCTTATTGCCACAGCCTTGGTTCTCGGTCTCGCCATTCCTGCTTCCGCAAAGTTCGAGGCGGCCGGTGACGACGACGTGCGCTTCCTAGCCAAGGGACCTGCCGGCATGAAGATCAACGGCAAGGCTTCGGGATTCGAGGCGAACGAGCGGGGAGGCAAACTGGTGATCAAGGTGCCGGTGAACGACATGAAGACCGGAATCGGTCTGCGGGACCGCCACTTGAAGAAGTACCTCAAGGCAGGCCAGCACCCGAAAGCCGAGCTGGTCGTGGATCGCGGCAAGCTCAAGCTCCCCGACGACAAGAAGGTCGCCAGTGGGGAAGCCACGGGCCAGTTCACCCTCGCCGGCGTGACCAAGCCGCTGAAGTTCAACTACAAGGCCAAGCGCACGGGCAGCGACTACCACGTGCAGGCGCGCGCCACGGTGGATATCCGGGACCATGACATCGAGGTGCCGTGCTACCTCGGCGTGTGCGTCGATCCGGAAGTCAAGATCAAGGTGAAATTCAAGCTGCGCGATAAGTGA
- a CDS encoding PilZ domain-containing protein, whose protein sequence is MTDWTITGADSMRWASERRNHRRVSVEASACMSDGGVASEGECVDLSVGGVLLDSERPAALGQQVTVELHLSAHSCLTTQAEVVRCEGNRIGLRFLRLEPGMLAALLEKTGES, encoded by the coding sequence ATGACTGACTGGACCATCACCGGTGCGGACTCGATGCGGTGGGCTTCCGAGCGAAGGAATCATCGTCGGGTGTCCGTCGAGGCAAGCGCATGCATGAGCGATGGGGGTGTCGCTTCGGAGGGCGAATGCGTCGATCTGTCCGTTGGCGGCGTCCTGCTCGACAGCGAGCGACCCGCGGCCTTGGGACAGCAGGTTACCGTGGAGCTTCACCTGAGCGCACACTCGTGCCTCACGACGCAGGCGGAGGTCGTGCGCTGCGAAGGGAACCGCATTGGTTTGCGGTTCCTGCGCTTGGAACCGGGGATGCTCGCGGCATTATTGGAAAAGACCGGCGAGTCTTGA
- a CDS encoding TetR/AcrR family transcriptional regulator, protein MEKRSVRDGIVEAALALVSRTGPALLSMRDVAQRAGVSVGTVSYHFSDKNLLLEAVLDEYYRELDSFWSHVAANVAGQAITREQARQIIGELFALLRRQRNLTRLRIMLSVQTGTITEARLNEHLIRYAEALQRSFPHYTLAELRLRMYSVFLLTARYAAMHMDEWKSITQQSTAEGASDAVKALLLEMAVDLMQIPAEPAAESDSATTRVRL, encoded by the coding sequence ATGGAGAAGCGGTCCGTTCGCGACGGGATAGTCGAGGCCGCGCTGGCCTTGGTTTCTCGTACGGGCCCAGCGCTGCTGTCCATGCGCGACGTTGCCCAACGCGCGGGTGTCTCCGTAGGCACGGTCAGCTACCACTTCAGCGACAAGAACCTGCTGCTGGAAGCAGTTCTAGACGAGTACTATCGCGAGCTGGACTCGTTCTGGAGCCATGTTGCGGCCAACGTCGCGGGCCAAGCGATCACCCGCGAACAAGCACGGCAGATCATCGGAGAGCTCTTCGCGCTCCTGCGCAGGCAACGCAACCTGACGAGGCTGAGAATCATGCTCTCCGTCCAGACCGGAACGATAACGGAGGCGCGTCTGAACGAGCACTTGATACGGTATGCGGAAGCGCTGCAGCGCAGCTTCCCTCACTACACGCTCGCTGAGCTTCGGTTGCGCATGTACTCCGTGTTCCTGCTCACGGCCCGCTACGCCGCCATGCATATGGACGAGTGGAAGAGCATCACGCAGCAGAGCACCGCCGAAGGCGCATCCGATGCCGTCAAAGCGCTGCTCCTCGAGATGGCGGTCGACCTGATGCAGATCCCGGCGGAGCCCGCTGCGGAAAGTGACTCCGCGACGACGCGCGTCCGCCTCTAG
- a CDS encoding SDR family NAD(P)-dependent oxidoreductase — MKRLKGRVAVVTGAASGIGRATAMCLARRGCRLVLADLDEAELASTRDMLPREAHPSLHRVDVSRIEDVERMRDEALSAHGRVEIVVNNAGVGVAGTFEEQSLEDMQWLFGVNFWGVVHGCKVFLPELRKADEAHIVNISSILGVVGVPMNSSYCASKFAVRGLSESLRAELEGTRIGVTSVHPGGIATNIVAKSRFAPGSSAEQTRERAIEVFKGFMAPEQAAERIVRGIRRNSRRVLITREAHLLDAGQRLSPRATGVLVASAWRRVVERMTR; from the coding sequence ATGAAGCGATTGAAGGGGCGTGTGGCCGTCGTCACGGGCGCTGCCAGTGGCATCGGTCGAGCAACCGCGATGTGTCTTGCCCGACGGGGCTGCCGACTGGTCTTGGCAGATCTCGACGAGGCGGAGCTCGCGAGCACGCGTGACATGTTGCCTCGGGAGGCTCACCCTTCGCTCCATCGCGTGGACGTTTCGCGCATCGAGGACGTCGAACGAATGCGCGACGAAGCACTGAGTGCGCATGGTCGCGTGGAGATCGTCGTCAATAACGCGGGCGTGGGCGTCGCGGGAACCTTCGAGGAGCAGAGCCTGGAGGACATGCAGTGGCTCTTCGGAGTGAATTTCTGGGGCGTGGTCCATGGCTGCAAGGTCTTCCTGCCGGAGCTGCGCAAGGCGGACGAAGCCCACATCGTCAACATCTCGAGCATTCTTGGCGTGGTTGGTGTGCCGATGAACTCGTCCTACTGCGCTAGCAAGTTCGCCGTGCGCGGCTTGAGCGAGTCGCTGCGTGCCGAACTTGAGGGCACGCGAATAGGCGTGACCAGCGTGCATCCGGGCGGCATCGCGACCAACATCGTCGCGAAGAGCCGCTTTGCTCCAGGCAGCTCCGCGGAGCAAACCCGCGAGCGCGCGATCGAGGTCTTCAAAGGTTTCATGGCGCCGGAACAGGCCGCGGAGCGCATCGTGCGGGGCATTCGTCGCAACAGCCGACGCGTGTTGATCACGCGCGAAGCGCATCTGCTCGATGCGGGTCAACGGCTGTCGCCGCGAGCAACCGGAGTGCTGGTGGCGAGTGCCTGGCGTCGTGTCGTCGAGAGGATGACCCGCTGA
- a CDS encoding 16S rRNA (guanine(527)-N(7))-methyltransferase RsmG produces the protein MGLRPLGSAWLDPLQRATEIWQRDTGLEAPSRDLLASFVPFLDKVATWTQRVDLTAARDTASLVELYLTDALCLAALLEHDAGSVVDVGSGGGAPGLSLALLRPELELTLVEPRAKRVSFLRTTASQLELERVTVVRGRSDALPDCSYDVAMSRATFAPADWLSEGARLSRRSVWVFLASGDVPTAPNFRVERDLEYRLPFSGARRRLLCFAREESRPCTEQGDRR, from the coding sequence ATGGGCTTGCGACCACTCGGATCCGCCTGGTTGGACCCCCTGCAACGTGCCACGGAAATCTGGCAGCGAGATACCGGTCTCGAGGCGCCGAGCCGCGACCTCTTGGCCAGCTTCGTACCGTTCCTGGACAAGGTTGCCACCTGGACCCAGCGCGTCGATCTGACTGCGGCGCGTGACACCGCGTCGCTGGTCGAGCTTTACCTCACGGATGCGCTGTGCCTCGCCGCGCTATTGGAGCACGACGCGGGAAGCGTCGTGGACGTCGGCAGCGGTGGCGGCGCGCCGGGCCTCAGCTTGGCCTTGCTCCGCCCCGAGCTGGAGCTGACCCTCGTGGAGCCTCGTGCCAAACGCGTCTCCTTCCTACGCACGACGGCCAGTCAGCTGGAGCTGGAGCGCGTGACCGTGGTGCGCGGCCGCAGCGACGCGTTGCCCGACTGCAGCTACGACGTTGCCATGAGTCGAGCAACGTTTGCACCGGCTGACTGGCTGAGCGAGGGCGCGAGATTGTCGCGACGCAGCGTGTGGGTGTTCCTCGCCAGCGGCGACGTGCCGACCGCGCCGAACTTCCGTGTCGAACGTGATCTCGAGTACCGACTGCCGTTCAGCGGCGCGCGTCGACGGCTACTCTGCTTCGCGCGGGAGGAATCGCGGCCATGCACCGAGCAGGGCGATCGACGGTGA